TGCAGAGGAAGGATCTGACCAGATTGAACAGCTTTTCTAGCTCGCTCATGATCTGAATCGGCAAAACTAGTCATCGGCATCACAATGAGTGCTAATACCAGAAGAAACTGTGGGAGTTTTCGCATGGGGAAATTGTAAATCGGCAAGATGAATGGAATCTGAATAATGCCTTCAGCCTGGGTCTAGGAACATTATTTAATACTGGGGTCCAAACAATAAAGGACTCCAATGAAATACTCCTTCAGTCTTATCTTGATTATTGGCATAGGCATGGTAAATGCCGCCGTTGCCGGTGATACCAGCCCCACTGCACAGCTGAAATACTGGACAGATCAAACCGGTGCGGAGGCAAACCCGATTGCTGGAAAGCTTTTTTTTACCCAAACGCATGGCAAAGAATGGTCTTGTGCCTCATGCCATGGCAATTCACCTCTTAACACCGGCAAACATGCAAGTACGAATAAAGCTATTCCACCCTTAGCACCTAGCAGTAATCCAGAAGCATTTACGGAAACCACAAAGATTGAAAAGTGGTTTCGGCGTAACTGCAATGATGTCCTTGCTAGGGAATGCACTCCTTTAGAGAAAGCCAACGTGCTGGCTTATTTGATTTCGTTAACCAAATAAGTGGATGAGTGAAATGGCTCAAAAAAATAAACACCATCAGGAGATCAACATGAAAGAGTTTTTTGGATTAATTTTATTGACCTTGGTTCTATTGGCGGTGATTGCTTTGACCAGCAAGCATGCCAATGCCGGCAGCAAGAGTATGTCGCCGGTACAGTCTCTGCCCATATATCAAACTGAATGCGGCTCGTGCCACTTAGCCTACCCTCCCGGATTCTTACCAAAAACCTCATGGGAGCAATTGATGTCCACTCTTTCCAAACACTATGGGACCGATGCCTCAATCGATGCCAAATCCAGCCATCAAATCAATCAGTGGCTATCCCAGTATGGAGGAAGCTATAAGCGAGTCAAAGAATCGCCACCTGAGAATCGCATTACTAAATCGGTATGGTTTGAACGTAAACACCGCAAAGTGAAATCCAGCGACTTTACGAAGCCATCCGTGAAAAGCCCTGCCAATTGTGCAGCCTGCCATCAGCGGGCAGAGCAAGGTCAATTTGACGATGATGATGTTCGGATCCCAGAATAAGGCCATTCGATGAAAACACTCAAGCAAATTCTTCACCTAGCAGGCGCCATCACGTTTATAGGGGCATACCTTACCGCCGATAGTGAATCTTGGCGATTGATTCATGTGTATTTAGGTTATGGTTTTGGGATTATCTTTTCCCTTCGACTCTTGATTGGCCTAGTTCCAAGAACATCGATGGCATTTCAAACAATTTGGATGCGTGCCAATCTATTTAAAACAATTGTGCAAGATCTCAAGGATCTAAAACTTGAGCGTCTTTTCAAATGGCAAATTTGGTATGGATCCGGTATGGGGATTTTGGTATTTCTCATGTACTTTTTATCCATCCCGCTGGTTTTGTTCGGAATCGTGATTTTTGAGGAATTCGGTGGAAAATGGTTTATTAAATTTGCTGAAAATACCCACGAATTTATTGGTGAGTTTTATCTTTCGATTGTTTTGATTCACTTGGTACTTGTTTTTGGAAAATATCTTTTGTTAAAAACAAAAAATCAATTCCTAAGGCATGCTAATTAAATAGGCTGCCTTTTTAGGGTTAATCTATCAGGAAACTGGTGTGGGTTAGGTCAACAAAATTTAAGGCAAGGGCCTGAAGTTTGTCGTTTAAAACGACACTTCAGGCATTCTCATTCGGTTTTATTGTCAGATATTAATTTTTTGGCTTTTCAAACACCCCCAATATGGATGTCCCCCACGGAAAGGAAAGGTGATGACCTAATGGAGTTTCAGCATAGAACAGAGCCTTGAGCGCATTGTTGATGATAGGATGAGGCGTCTTGTACTCCTCTTTATAGAGCTTTGCCATTTGCTCCGCATTAAGTTCTTTGGGACGAGTTTTACGGGATAGCCAGTACAGCGGACTAAGCAAGAACATAAAGTAGCGCGCATCTTTAAGGATTAATCCACTATTCTTTGCCAGCTCCTGATACTTTGGTTTGTCGTAGCGACGTACGTGCTTTACGAACTCATCGTTATAGGACCAAAAGAAGTCAAGCGCTGGGGTTGCCACAAATAGCTTACCACCCGGCTTCACAGCTTTAGCTGCCTCCCGCATCACGGTGACATCATCGGGACAATGCTCAATTACATCTAATAAATAAGCCGTATCCCACTGCTCCTGCATTTGTAAATCCATGAGGTCAACGTGATACAGGTCCACATCCTCATCTAATACCCCTTTGGCATTGAGGAGTGCTACCCGGGAGGAATCCGCCAGCGCCAAATCGGTTAATCGATCGGGAATGGTTTGAGTAAGGTATTGCACCCAGCCGCCACATCCCCCACCCAAATCAATTGCTGAGAATTTTTCTGATGCTTGATGACGCTTTAATGACTCTAATAAAAAACGATGGCGCCCTAGATACCAAAAATGCTTGGATTGCATTTCAAATAAATGAGCAAACTGATCTTCAACAAATTCATCATTTCGATGCGTGACTGGTTTTTTTGGCACATAAATGCCATCGCTATCTTGGTAATACATAAACATCCCCATACCGATTTCGTAGCCGATTGGCTACAGCACTTGGTTTCGTGAGAAACCGCCCAGAATGGAGGTGAACAACCCGCTAAGGGTTTAAAGCAATGAAATGTATTTTTTAGAGGTTGCCACCAACCATTGGCTTACCTGAAGCGGTAAGCGCTTAGATGAAGTGGCGT
This DNA window, taken from Polynucleobacter sp. HIN5, encodes the following:
- a CDS encoding DUF1924 domain-containing protein, translated to MKYSFSLILIIGIGMVNAAVAGDTSPTAQLKYWTDQTGAEANPIAGKLFFTQTHGKEWSCASCHGNSPLNTGKHASTNKAIPPLAPSSNPEAFTETTKIEKWFRRNCNDVLARECTPLEKANVLAYLISLTK
- a CDS encoding diheme cytochrome c, producing the protein MAQKNKHHQEINMKEFFGLILLTLVLLAVIALTSKHANAGSKSMSPVQSLPIYQTECGSCHLAYPPGFLPKTSWEQLMSTLSKHYGTDASIDAKSSHQINQWLSQYGGSYKRVKESPPENRITKSVWFERKHRKVKSSDFTKPSVKSPANCAACHQRAEQGQFDDDDVRIPE
- a CDS encoding cytochrome b/b6 domain-containing protein, with product MKTLKQILHLAGAITFIGAYLTADSESWRLIHVYLGYGFGIIFSLRLLIGLVPRTSMAFQTIWMRANLFKTIVQDLKDLKLERLFKWQIWYGSGMGILVFLMYFLSIPLVLFGIVIFEEFGGKWFIKFAENTHEFIGEFYLSIVLIHLVLVFGKYLLLKTKNQFLRHAN
- a CDS encoding class I SAM-dependent methyltransferase, which gives rise to MFMYYQDSDGIYVPKKPVTHRNDEFVEDQFAHLFEMQSKHFWYLGRHRFLLESLKRHQASEKFSAIDLGGGCGGWVQYLTQTIPDRLTDLALADSSRVALLNAKGVLDEDVDLYHVDLMDLQMQEQWDTAYLLDVIEHCPDDVTVMREAAKAVKPGGKLFVATPALDFFWSYNDEFVKHVRRYDKPKYQELAKNSGLILKDARYFMFLLSPLYWLSRKTRPKELNAEQMAKLYKEEYKTPHPIINNALKALFYAETPLGHHLSFPWGTSILGVFEKPKN